The following is a genomic window from Pygocentrus nattereri isolate fPygNat1 chromosome 8, fPygNat1.pri, whole genome shotgun sequence.
tccatctgtttctctgatactctgttaccctgttcttcagtggtcaggacccccatggaccctcccagagaaggtactatttgggtggtggatcattctcagcactgcagtaacactgacgtggtggtcgtgtgttagtgtgtgttgcgctggtacgagtggatcagacacagcagtgctgctggagtttttaaacactgtgtccactcactgtccactctattagactctcctaccttgttggtccaccttgtagatgtaaagtcagagacgacggctcatctgctgctgcacagtttgtgataGTCATTCtttagtcctttatcagtggcCACGCagatggctggatatttttggttggtggactgttctcagtccagcagcgacactgagagGTTTAGCTGATTCAAAAGATGTTGAATATTTTACTGTaggtactaaataattcatagtactaactgaataattcatattggATATCAAATCATTaatagtagatattaaatatttgtgtatataCTAAAATCATAGTAGTAACTGAATGATGAAcataaatgatcaaataatAGCAGCTAGCAACCAAATAATTAAGATGTtgttcctgaataattcatggtaaataatatttaatttataatagatactgaatgatttagaGTAGtgcctgaataattcatattagttattgaataattcatagtggaaaTTTAACAATAAGTCTTAAGGTCAATAAAGCCAAGATCTAATGGGTTATTTATAAAGTAATCATTAGTAAGTTTTATTTCAGCAATGCAGATGAGAAACCTTTAAACTAATTAGGAAACCAGCAGATTAATGACGCAGCAACCTCAATACAATCCAATGCCATAACCACTGTAAAGTCTTATTAGCATGCTTTATTTCAGAGATTATTGCAGCTTTATTTCAGAGTTCAAAATACGCCTTTTCAGCTTCCAGAGACAAAACCCATAAACTCATAGTGAAAAGCTTTTAAAGAGAACCTGATTGAAAAAACAATACAGGGTTTGAACTACAGTGAAAAATACAGACTGACCATTCATTTGAGCTCATTGGCTCATAGGAGCTGAATTGACGGTTCACCGAAAGATGACATCATACGAGAGGATGTACGCATCGCTGTACATGTACAGCATTCGGTCTTGTGGGTTGTAATTTAGCGACTGGACGTTGGTCAGCATCTTCTTAATCTGGATCTTCAGGTCGTAGCGCTCTTTTCCGGTTACTGTGTCAAACGAGTAGAAGATCTCTTCAATCTCTTTGTCCACGTAGCGGGTGGCGTAGAGCACACCGCACGCCATGAAGGTGTTTGTGGCTGTGCGCTTGTGGAGGGACGTCTGCCATGTTTTTCCCAGAGCTGGAGGGCTGTCGGTCAGCACCTTGCTAATAATGATGTTACCAAAGTTTTCTGGCGAAGTGTAAATGACCCAAACACCAGATTCGTCTGTGGCAAAGTCGAGATCAGAGTAGATGTAGGCGGCTTCCAGGTGGCCAAATGGGAATTTGTTGTTGAATCCTGAGTTTTGAGGCAGGGCCACGTTGGTGACCGTGCGAGCGGTCATGTTGAAGCGGCAGATGGACGGTGCATTGTAGCAGCCATAGTAAAGCGCATCTCCATACATGACCACATTGGGCCCTTggatggtgttggtggtgggATTGGAGGAAGCAATCACCGTGTCTGTGGGCCCCACGCCTAGCACGATGGTGGTCAGGGTGCTGTACTGGCGAACGAAATTGGCGAAGACGTTGCTGCTGGTCAGCGCCACCAGCCAGTGCATGCCCTCCTTCCCTGGAGGAGGATTGGGGTCTTTGCCCCAGGCACCATAAGGGTAGGAGGTCCCGTACTGGGTGAGGGTGTATGTTCTAGGTCCAGACACGCTGACCAATTGCCCTTGTGGACAGTGTCCTAGACAGAGGAGAAAGGggtaaaggaatagtttggtgaaacttcagatttacacaattttccccccTTAACTAAAATTCAGTCAATCAACAAAGATAATTCTGATTGATATAGGCTAGTTATTACATCCTTTGAGAGCCGACAGGAACGCGGGCCTCAACTCTGAGCAGGGACGAAGCCCACCAAGGAGGGTAGAGACTGAGCGTGAATGAGTGAGGGATGGCACACAAGTCCTGAGCCACGCCTCCTGGGCGCTGCCTCCACTCCTGCAGTGAGGCCACTCTAATTTGCCTCACGTTCAATCCAGGTGTACAACTGTGGAGCGGTGCAGAGGCTGGGAGGCGGAGCAAcaaactctctccctctcggcTCGGCTGCTTTTCTCAACTgagaaaaggactgaaaagGCTAGTTTTTAAGACTAGGTTTTGTCTTCTAGGTTTTGGTTGTGAGTTCACAGGGCGTGCCTCACTGATATTTTCAGGTTGCTAGTGTTGGAACGGTAGGGTAACTGTAGCTTACATAGCTTGCATAGAAATGTATCTCAAGGTTCTATCATTTTGCTGTCTGCTGACCTTTAAGTAC
Proteins encoded in this region:
- the LOC108428125 gene encoding olfactomedin-4-like, with amino-acid sequence MKSPLLSIWATAVFLTFVSQPVQSAGGKQCVCELKNAQRPFPMDKLDNIGTMASQCNRSITPNQMEEMDVLTLGLQRRLEQLKDSMAVLEKEDDGELYGAVSLRIIELELAEVMELMAKLKRKTQSNQQLSQATSNQVQNMMKEMKNLEEFDHMQVMKKHWENQRIKRDLAVCQQGLQVTPQPPTPARGHCPQGQLVSVSGPRTYTLTQYGTSYPYGAWGKDPNPPPGKEGMHWLVALTSSNVFANFVRQYSTLTTIVLGVGPTDTVIASSNPTTNTIQGPNVVMYGDALYYGCYNAPSICRFNMTARTVTNVALPQNSGFNNKFPFGHLEAAYIYSDLDFATDESGVWVIYTSPENFGNIIISKVLTDSPPALGKTWQTSLHKRTATNTFMACGVLYATRYVDKEIEEIFYSFDTVTGKERYDLKIQIKKMLTNVQSLNYNPQDRMLYMYSDAYILSYDVIFR